One region of Streptomyces sp. NBC_00442 genomic DNA includes:
- a CDS encoding DUF2243 domain-containing protein has protein sequence MATPAASPRTPQQPRTRPRHARSAWSGVLIGVGVAAFVDETVFHQLLHWHHFYDRSTPDIGLVSDGLFHAFGWFAVVIGLFMVADLRHRAALAGRALAGGILAGAGGFQLYDGTVQHKLMGLHQIRYHVDLAPYDLTWNILAVVFLAAGTLLLRAGRRAPDSLS, from the coding sequence CAGCCGCGAACCCGTCCGCGACATGCCCGTTCGGCCTGGTCCGGTGTGCTCATCGGCGTGGGCGTCGCGGCGTTCGTCGACGAGACCGTCTTCCACCAGCTGCTGCACTGGCACCACTTCTACGACCGCTCGACCCCGGACATCGGCCTGGTCTCCGACGGCCTCTTCCACGCCTTCGGCTGGTTCGCCGTCGTCATCGGCCTGTTCATGGTCGCCGATCTGCGCCACCGCGCGGCCCTCGCGGGTCGCGCCCTGGCCGGCGGCATCCTGGCGGGCGCGGGAGGGTTCCAGCTGTACGACGGCACCGTGCAGCACAAGCTGATGGGGCTGCACCAGATCAGGTACCACGTGGACCTCGCCCCGTACGACCTCACCTGGAACATCCTCGCCGTGGTGTTCCTCGCGGCCGGCACCCTGCTGCTGCGCGCCGGCCGCCGTGCCCCCGACTCGCTTTCGTGA
- a CDS encoding cytochrome c oxidase assembly protein, with the protein MGGQPGAPALLAAGLALGGAAAYVLAAARLRRRGDRWPPVRDAGFVAGATALMAAALAPPPGGPFAAHMTQHLLTAMTAPLLLALARPVTLALRSLPPAPHRRLLGVLHARPVALLAHPATAALLDVGGLWLLYRSPLFAAAHTRSWLSVLVHVHVFAAGLLLSVTLCGLDPLPRRHGTPLKAAALVGAGGAHSVLAKSLYAAPPPGTRFAPGDLAAGSEIMYYGGDLIEIALAVAVALHWYAAGSRRLARERRRAAARPAPPPASASYGQ; encoded by the coding sequence GTGGGTGGTCAGCCGGGCGCGCCCGCGCTGCTCGCGGCGGGGCTCGCGCTCGGCGGTGCCGCGGCCTATGTGCTCGCGGCGGCCCGGCTGCGCCGCCGCGGGGACCGCTGGCCGCCGGTGCGGGACGCCGGCTTCGTGGCGGGCGCGACGGCCCTGATGGCGGCGGCGCTCGCCCCGCCGCCCGGCGGGCCCTTCGCGGCCCACATGACGCAGCACCTGCTCACCGCGATGACGGCCCCGCTGCTCCTCGCCCTGGCCCGCCCGGTCACGCTCGCCCTGCGCTCCCTGCCGCCCGCGCCCCACCGCAGGCTCCTCGGCGTGCTGCACGCGCGCCCGGTCGCCCTGCTCGCGCACCCGGCGACGGCCGCGCTGCTCGACGTGGGCGGTCTGTGGCTCCTGTACCGGAGCCCGCTGTTCGCCGCCGCACACACCAGGTCCTGGCTCTCGGTCCTGGTCCACGTCCATGTCTTCGCGGCCGGACTGCTTCTCTCGGTCACCCTCTGCGGGCTCGACCCACTGCCGCGCCGCCACGGAACGCCGCTGAAGGCTGCCGCCCTCGTCGGCGCGGGCGGCGCGCACTCCGTCCTGGCCAAGAGCCTGTACGCCGCTCCCCCGCCCGGCACCCGCTTCGCGCCGGGCGATCTCGCGGCCGGCTCCGAGATCATGTACTACGGCGGCGACCTGATCGAGATCGCTCTCGCGGTCGCCGTCGCACTCCACTGGTACGCGGCCGGCAGCCGCCGCCTGGCCCGGGAGAGGCGGCGGGCGGCGGCACGGCCCGCGCCGCCGCCCGCGTCAGCCTCGTACGGTCAGTGA
- a CDS encoding NAD(P)/FAD-dependent oxidoreductase, protein MARPRILVVGAGFAGVECVRRLERRLTPGEAEISLVTPFSYQLYLPLLPQVAAGVLTPQSVAVSLRRSAKHRTRIIPGGAIGVDPKAKICVIRKITGETLDQPYDYIVLAPGSVTRTFDIPGLVENARGMKTLAEAAYIRDHVIAQLDLADASDDEDERASRLRFVVVGGGYAGTETAACLQRITMNAIKRYPRLDPRQIKWHLIDIAPKLMPELGDKLGKVALGILRKRGIEVSLGVSIAEAGADKVTFTDGRVLPCRTLIWTAGVAASPLVGTLEAETERGRLLVTPEMTVPGLDGVFALGDAAAVPDLAKGEGAFCPPTAQHAMRQGPKAADNIVSSLRGEPLRPYVHKDLGLVVDLGGRDAVSKPLGIELRGLPAQAVARGYHWSALRTNVAKTRVLTNWMLNAVAGDDFVRTGFQAQKPATLKDFEYTDAYLTPEQVRSHTASLTVRG, encoded by the coding sequence GTGGCACGACCGAGGATTCTCGTCGTAGGCGCCGGCTTCGCCGGGGTCGAATGCGTACGGCGCCTGGAACGCCGCCTCACCCCGGGAGAAGCGGAGATCTCCCTGGTCACGCCGTTCTCCTACCAGCTGTATCTGCCGCTTCTGCCGCAGGTCGCGGCCGGGGTGCTGACCCCGCAGTCGGTCGCGGTGTCCCTGCGGCGCAGCGCCAAGCACCGCACCCGCATCATTCCGGGCGGCGCCATCGGTGTGGACCCCAAGGCGAAGATCTGCGTCATCCGCAAGATCACCGGCGAGACACTCGACCAGCCGTACGACTACATCGTCCTGGCCCCCGGCAGCGTGACCCGCACCTTCGACATTCCCGGCCTGGTCGAAAACGCCCGTGGCATGAAGACCCTCGCCGAGGCCGCGTACATCCGCGACCACGTCATCGCCCAGCTCGACCTGGCCGACGCGAGCGACGACGAGGACGAGCGGGCCTCCCGGCTCCGCTTCGTCGTGGTCGGCGGCGGCTACGCGGGCACCGAGACGGCCGCCTGCCTCCAGCGGATCACCATGAACGCGATCAAGCGGTACCCCCGCCTCGACCCGCGGCAGATCAAGTGGCACCTCATCGACATCGCGCCCAAGCTGATGCCCGAACTGGGCGACAAGCTCGGCAAGGTCGCCCTGGGGATCCTGCGCAAGCGCGGCATCGAGGTGTCGCTCGGCGTCTCCATCGCCGAGGCCGGCGCGGACAAGGTCACCTTCACCGACGGCCGCGTCCTGCCCTGCCGCACCCTCATCTGGACCGCGGGCGTCGCCGCGAGTCCGCTCGTGGGCACCCTGGAGGCCGAGACCGAACGCGGCCGCCTCCTGGTCACGCCCGAGATGACGGTGCCGGGTCTCGACGGGGTGTTCGCGCTCGGAGACGCCGCCGCCGTGCCCGACCTCGCCAAGGGCGAAGGCGCCTTCTGCCCGCCCACCGCGCAGCACGCGATGCGCCAGGGACCGAAGGCCGCCGACAACATCGTGTCCTCGCTGCGGGGCGAGCCGCTGCGACCCTACGTCCACAAGGACCTCGGCCTGGTCGTCGACCTCGGCGGCCGTGACGCCGTCTCCAAGCCGCTCGGCATCGAGCTGCGCGGCCTGCCCGCCCAGGCGGTGGCCCGCGGCTACCACTGGTCGGCGCTGCGCACCAACGTCGCCAAGACCCGCGTGCTGACCAACTGGATGCTGAACGCGGTCGCGGGCGACGACTTCGTCCGCACCGGCTTCCAGGCCCAGAAGCCCGCCACGCTGAAGGACTTCGAGTACACCGACGCCTATCTGACGCCGGAGCAGGTCCGCTCGCACACGGCCTCACTGACCGTACGAGGCTGA
- a CDS encoding peptidylprolyl isomerase: MQNVYFDITIGGEKAGRIVFRLFDDVVPETARNFRELSTGENGYGYAGSSFHRVIPGFMLQGGDFTHGNGTGGKSIFGATFTDENFSLKHDRPFLLSMANRGPGTNGSQFFVTTVVTPWLDGKHVVFGEVVEGQELVKQIEALGTPSGAPRADVVISDSGTVA, from the coding sequence ATGCAGAACGTTTATTTCGACATCACCATCGGCGGCGAGAAGGCCGGCCGCATCGTCTTCCGGCTCTTCGACGACGTCGTCCCGGAGACGGCGCGCAACTTCCGTGAGCTCTCCACCGGCGAGAACGGCTACGGCTACGCCGGCTCCTCCTTCCACCGCGTCATCCCGGGGTTCATGCTCCAGGGCGGCGACTTCACCCACGGCAACGGCACGGGCGGCAAGAGCATCTTCGGCGCCACCTTCACCGACGAGAACTTCTCCCTCAAGCACGACCGCCCGTTCCTGCTCTCGATGGCCAACCGCGGTCCGGGCACCAACGGCTCCCAGTTCTTCGTGACGACCGTCGTCACCCCCTGGCTCGACGGCAAGCACGTCGTCTTCGGCGAGGTCGTCGAGGGCCAGGAGCTGGTGAAGCAGATCGAGGCGCTCGGCACCCCCAGCGGCGCCCCGCGCGCCGACGTCGTCATCAGCGACAGCGGCACCGTCGCCTGA
- a CDS encoding extracellular solute-binding protein, whose translation MKIRRALACSLALVSVCALSGCGALPGFGGKTTKVTVWLMKDSASDDFVQRFKQDFEKEHDGVELTVRIQEWTGIGQKITTALQGGGDVPDVIEVGNTQVPQYAASGGLLDMTLESLRDWGSSDWLAGLAQPGNVDGMQYGIPWYAANRVVIYNKDLFAAAGISEPPKDRAEWLADTAKLNTGQNQGIYLAGQDWYTLAGFVWDEGGELAQEDTGDWKGALDSAAALRGMEFYKQLQALGKGPRGADEETPPQAGVFAKGRTAQMIAVPGAAKAIQKANPGLAGKLGYFPVPGPTDARPGAVFTGGSDLIIPRKTAHRAAAVQVVAALTGEKWQTDLATTMNYVPNKSTLAPAVEGQEGTAAMAKGAAQGRATPNSPQWAAVEADNPIKPYMTAVLDGADPKKAAKTASDRITTLLFP comes from the coding sequence GTGAAGATCCGTCGTGCCCTCGCCTGTTCCCTGGCGCTCGTCTCGGTGTGCGCCCTCAGCGGCTGCGGCGCGCTGCCGGGGTTCGGCGGGAAGACCACCAAGGTCACCGTGTGGCTCATGAAGGACAGCGCGTCCGACGACTTCGTGCAGCGCTTCAAGCAGGACTTCGAGAAGGAGCACGACGGCGTCGAGCTCACTGTCCGCATCCAGGAGTGGACCGGAATCGGTCAGAAGATCACGACCGCCCTCCAGGGCGGCGGCGACGTTCCGGACGTCATCGAGGTCGGCAACACCCAGGTGCCCCAGTACGCGGCGAGCGGCGGGCTCCTCGACATGACCCTGGAATCGCTGCGCGACTGGGGCAGCAGCGACTGGCTCGCGGGCCTCGCCCAGCCCGGGAACGTGGACGGCATGCAGTACGGCATCCCGTGGTACGCCGCCAACCGCGTCGTCATCTACAACAAGGACCTCTTCGCGGCCGCCGGCATCAGCGAGCCCCCCAAGGACCGCGCCGAGTGGCTCGCCGACACCGCGAAGCTCAACACCGGCCAGAATCAAGGCATTTACCTGGCCGGTCAGGACTGGTACACGCTGGCCGGATTCGTCTGGGACGAGGGCGGCGAGCTCGCCCAGGAGGACACCGGCGACTGGAAGGGCGCCCTCGACAGCGCGGCCGCGCTGCGCGGCATGGAGTTCTACAAGCAGCTCCAGGCGCTCGGCAAGGGGCCGCGCGGCGCCGACGAGGAGACCCCGCCGCAGGCCGGCGTCTTCGCCAAGGGCCGGACCGCCCAGATGATCGCGGTGCCCGGCGCCGCGAAGGCCATCCAGAAGGCGAACCCGGGGCTCGCCGGGAAGCTCGGCTACTTCCCGGTCCCGGGGCCCACCGATGCGAGACCGGGCGCGGTCTTCACCGGCGGCTCCGACCTGATCATCCCGCGCAAGACCGCGCACCGGGCCGCGGCCGTCCAGGTCGTCGCGGCGCTGACCGGTGAGAAGTGGCAGACGGATCTGGCCACGACCATGAACTACGTTCCCAACAAGTCCACCTTGGCCCCCGCCGTCGAGGGCCAGGAGGGCACCGCGGCCATGGCCAAGGGCGCCGCCCAGGGCCGCGCCACCCCCAACTCGCCGCAGTGGGCGGCCGTCGAGGCGGACAACCCCATCAAGCCGTACATGACGGCCGTGCTCGACGGAGCCGACCCCAAGAAGGCCGCGAAGACCGCGTCCGACCGGATCACGACGCTGCTCTTCCCCTGA
- a CDS encoding dodecin — protein sequence MSNHTYRVSEIVGTSHEGVDQAIRNGVTRAAQTLRNLDWFEVTQVRGHIENGVVEHYQVGLKVGFRLDDDAEV from the coding sequence ATGTCCAACCACACGTACCGCGTCAGCGAGATCGTCGGCACCTCCCACGAGGGCGTGGACCAGGCCATCCGCAACGGGGTGACCCGCGCGGCACAGACCTTGCGCAATCTGGACTGGTTCGAAGTGACACAGGTCCGCGGCCACATCGAGAACGGCGTGGTCGAGCACTACCAGGTCGGCCTCAAGGTCGGTTTCCGGCTGGACGACGACGCGGAAGTCTGA
- a CDS encoding phosphatase domain-containing protein, whose translation MTGTRGPSLGSVIDRTRPLAVFDLDGTLADSSHRQHLLDRRPRDWDAFFAAAPADPPLAEGVTLCREAAQECEVVYLTGRPERCREDTVEWLAAQGLPGGALHMRRDSDRRPARLTKLETLRALGRGREIRMLVDDDELVCDAAEEAGFHVVRARWTGASEALKNAQEREGRT comes from the coding sequence ATGACGGGGACGCGGGGCCCTAGCCTGGGGAGCGTGATCGACAGAACCCGGCCCCTGGCCGTCTTCGACCTGGACGGCACGCTCGCCGACAGCTCGCACCGCCAGCACCTCCTCGACCGCAGACCCCGTGACTGGGACGCGTTCTTCGCCGCCGCACCCGCCGACCCGCCGCTGGCCGAGGGCGTGACGCTGTGCCGCGAGGCGGCGCAGGAGTGCGAGGTCGTCTACCTCACCGGGCGGCCCGAGCGGTGCCGCGAGGACACCGTGGAGTGGCTCGCCGCGCAGGGGCTGCCCGGCGGGGCCCTGCACATGCGCCGCGACAGCGACCGCCGCCCGGCCCGCCTCACCAAACTGGAGACCCTGCGCGCACTGGGCCGCGGCCGCGAGATCCGCATGCTGGTCGACGACGACGAGCTGGTCTGCGACGCCGCCGAGGAGGCGGGGTTCCACGTCGTACGTGCGCGGTGGACCGGCGCGAGCGAGGCGCTGAAGAACGCCCAGGAGCGCGAGGGCCGCACCTGA
- a CDS encoding MsnO8 family LLM class oxidoreductase has translation MSSLIATTRFSVLDRSRVRAGHDGPQALRDTVAFAREAERLGYHRFWVSEHHSVPGVAGSAPAVLAAAVAAATSTIRVGTGGVMLPNHQPLVVAEQFGVLESLFPGRIDMGLGRSVGFTDGIRKALGRGKEDAEDFGAQLTELLGYFDGTQRAHPQVHAHPAQGLAVPAFVLATGKGSRVAAEAGLPLVIANVRGEETMLRAIDDYRDAFRPSAHAQRPYVVVSGAVAVADTTGAARRMLLPEAWSTAYSRTRGAFPPLLPPDEVVAQVMSDRERALFDEALRGQVYGTEAEVADALDTLLARSGADEFLVTTSTYDREALFDSYRRLARLAPLAGTATTAGP, from the coding sequence GTGAGCTCACTGATCGCGACGACCCGATTTTCCGTGCTGGACCGCTCGCGCGTCCGGGCAGGGCACGACGGACCGCAGGCGCTGCGGGACACCGTGGCCTTCGCCCGCGAGGCCGAGCGGCTCGGCTACCACCGCTTCTGGGTGTCCGAACACCATTCGGTGCCCGGCGTCGCCGGCTCCGCGCCCGCCGTGCTCGCGGCCGCCGTCGCGGCGGCCACCTCGACGATCCGGGTCGGCACCGGCGGTGTGATGCTGCCCAACCACCAACCCCTCGTCGTGGCCGAGCAGTTCGGGGTCCTCGAGTCGCTCTTCCCCGGGCGGATCGACATGGGACTCGGCCGCTCGGTGGGGTTCACCGACGGCATCCGCAAGGCGCTCGGCCGCGGCAAGGAGGACGCCGAGGACTTCGGCGCGCAGCTCACCGAACTGCTCGGCTACTTCGACGGGACCCAGCGGGCCCACCCCCAGGTCCACGCCCACCCCGCGCAGGGCCTCGCCGTGCCGGCCTTCGTGCTTGCCACCGGCAAGGGAAGCCGCGTCGCCGCGGAGGCCGGGCTCCCGCTGGTCATCGCCAATGTGCGGGGCGAGGAGACGATGTTGCGGGCCATCGACGACTACCGCGACGCGTTCCGCCCCTCCGCGCACGCGCAGCGCCCGTACGTCGTGGTGTCCGGCGCGGTCGCCGTGGCGGACACCACCGGCGCCGCCCGCCGGATGCTGCTTCCGGAGGCCTGGTCGACCGCGTACTCCCGCACCCGTGGCGCTTTCCCGCCGCTGCTCCCGCCCGACGAGGTCGTCGCGCAGGTCATGAGCGACCGTGAGCGCGCGCTGTTCGACGAGGCCTTGCGCGGGCAGGTGTACGGGACCGAGGCGGAGGTGGCCGACGCGCTGGACACACTCCTTGCGCGCAGTGGCGCGGACGAGTTCCTCGTCACGACCAGCACGTACGACCGCGAGGCGCTGTTCGACTCCTACCGAAGGCTCGCCCGGCTCGCCCCGCTCGCGGGAACGGCCACCACCGCCGGGCCCTGA
- a CDS encoding excinuclease ABC subunit UvrA: MHNPSTPSIASDPFVRVRGAREHNLRGVDVDIPRDCLAVFTGVSGSGKSSLAFGTIYAEAQRRYFESVAPYARRLIHQVGAPKVGEISGLPPAVSLEQRRSAPSSRSSVGTVTTLSNSLRMLFSRAGRYPAGAERLDSDAFSPNTAVGACPGCQGLGRVHRTSEELLVPDPSLSIREGAIAAWPGAWQGKNLRDVLDTLGYDVDRPWGELDPKDRDWILFTDEQPVVTVHPVRDAGRIQRPYQGTYFSARRYVMKTFAESRSQTLRAKAERFLTATDCPVCGGTRLRPEALAVTFAGRTIADLVALPLTALARLLRDTDGGPTAAAVTGDLLSRIAPVVELGLGYLSLDRTAPTLSAGELQRLRLATQLRSGLFGVVYVLDEPSAGLHPADTEALLTVLDRLKAAGNSVFVVEHHLDVMRNADWLVDVGPLAGEHGGRVLHSGPPTGLAHVEESATRRYLFDRAPAPRRTVREPRGWLELTGVTRHNLRGVDAVFPLGVFTAVTGVSGSGKSTLVDELDDQLPGVGRLVRVDQKPIGRTPRSNLATYTGLFDVVRKLFAGTDEAKARGYKAGRFSFNVAGGRCETCQGEGFVSVELLFLPSTYAPCPDCHGARYNAETLEVTHRGRTIAEVLDLTVEAAAEVFAGTPAAARSLATLLDVGLGYLRLGQPATELSGGEAQRIKLATELQRTHRDHTLYVLDEPTTGLHPADVEILLRQLHGLVDAGHSVIVVEHDMTVVAGADWMLDLGPAGGDEGGRVVAAGPPSEVADAGAGRTAPYLAKVLA; the protein is encoded by the coding sequence ATGCACAACCCCTCCACCCCCTCCATCGCCTCCGACCCGTTCGTCCGTGTCCGTGGCGCCCGCGAGCACAATCTGCGGGGGGTGGATGTCGACATTCCGCGTGACTGCCTCGCGGTGTTCACCGGCGTCTCCGGGTCGGGGAAGTCCTCGCTCGCGTTCGGCACGATCTACGCCGAGGCCCAGCGGCGTTACTTCGAGTCGGTCGCGCCCTACGCACGCCGGCTGATCCATCAGGTGGGCGCGCCGAAGGTCGGCGAGATCTCCGGGCTGCCACCCGCCGTCTCCCTCGAACAGCGCCGCTCGGCGCCCTCGTCCCGTTCATCGGTCGGCACGGTGACCACGCTCTCCAACTCGCTGCGGATGCTCTTCTCCCGGGCCGGCCGCTATCCGGCGGGCGCCGAGCGCCTCGACTCGGACGCGTTCTCGCCCAACACGGCCGTCGGCGCCTGCCCCGGGTGCCAGGGGCTCGGCCGTGTCCACCGCACCAGTGAGGAGCTGCTCGTCCCCGATCCCTCGCTCTCGATCCGCGAGGGCGCCATCGCCGCGTGGCCGGGCGCCTGGCAGGGCAAGAACCTGCGCGATGTGCTCGACACCCTCGGGTACGACGTGGACCGGCCCTGGGGGGAGCTCGACCCGAAGGACCGGGACTGGATCCTTTTCACCGACGAGCAACCGGTGGTCACGGTGCACCCGGTGCGGGACGCCGGCCGCATCCAACGGCCCTACCAGGGCACGTACTTCAGCGCACGGCGCTATGTGATGAAGACGTTCGCGGAGAGCAGGAGCCAGACGCTGCGGGCGAAGGCCGAGCGTTTTCTGACCGCGACCGACTGCCCGGTCTGCGGCGGCACCCGGCTGCGTCCCGAGGCGCTCGCCGTCACGTTCGCGGGCCGTACCATCGCCGACCTGGTGGCGCTTCCACTGACCGCGCTGGCCCGGTTGCTGCGCGACACCGACGGCGGTCCGACCGCCGCCGCCGTCACCGGCGACCTCCTGTCCCGCATCGCCCCGGTCGTCGAGCTGGGCCTCGGCTATCTCAGCCTGGACCGCACCGCACCCACGCTCTCGGCGGGCGAGCTGCAGCGCCTGCGGCTCGCCACCCAGCTGCGCTCGGGGCTCTTCGGCGTCGTGTACGTCCTGGACGAGCCCTCGGCGGGGCTGCATCCGGCCGACACCGAGGCGCTGCTCACGGTGCTCGACCGGCTGAAGGCCGCGGGCAATTCGGTGTTCGTGGTCGAGCACCACCTGGATGTGATGCGGAACGCGGACTGGCTGGTCGACGTGGGCCCGCTGGCCGGCGAGCACGGCGGCCGTGTCCTGCACAGCGGGCCGCCGACCGGGCTGGCCCACGTCGAGGAGTCGGCGACCCGGCGCTACCTCTTCGACCGCGCCCCGGCGCCGCGCCGCACCGTGCGCGAGCCGCGCGGCTGGCTGGAGCTGACCGGCGTGACCCGGCACAATCTGCGCGGTGTCGACGCGGTGTTCCCGCTGGGGGTGTTCACCGCGGTGACCGGCGTCTCGGGCTCGGGGAAGTCCACGCTCGTCGACGAGCTGGACGATCAACTGCCGGGCGTCGGACGGCTGGTGAGGGTGGATCAGAAACCCATCGGCCGGACACCGCGTTCCAACCTCGCCACGTACACCGGCCTCTTCGACGTCGTGCGCAAGCTCTTCGCCGGGACCGACGAGGCGAAGGCGCGCGGCTACAAGGCGGGCCGGTTCTCCTTCAACGTGGCGGGCGGCCGGTGCGAGACCTGCCAGGGCGAGGGATTCGTTTCGGTGGAGCTGCTGTTCCTGCCGAGTACGTACGCGCCCTGCCCGGACTGTCATGGCGCGCGCTACAACGCCGAGACGCTCGAGGTCACCCATCGGGGGCGCACCATCGCCGAGGTGCTCGACCTGACGGTGGAGGCCGCGGCCGAGGTCTTCGCCGGCACCCCCGCCGCGGCGCGCAGCCTCGCGACGCTGCTCGATGTCGGGCTGGGCTATCTGCGGCTCGGCCAGCCCGCCACGGAGCTGTCCGGTGGGGAGGCCCAACGCATCAAGCTGGCAACGGAGTTGCAGCGCACGCATCGCGATCACACCCTGTACGTGCTGGACGAACCGACGACGGGTCTGCACCCGGCCGACGTCGAGATCCTGCTGCGCCAGCTGCACGGTCTGGTGGACGCCGGCCACTCGGTGATCGTCGTGGAGCACGACATGACCGTGGTGGCGGGCGCCGACTGGATGCTCGACCTGGGCCCGGCCGGCGGCGACGAGGGCGGCCGTGTGGTGGCCGCCGGCCCCCCGTCCGAGGTGGCCGACGCGGGCGCCGGGCGCACGGCGCCCTATCTGGCCAAGGTGCTGGCCTGA
- a CDS encoding right-handed parallel beta-helix repeat-containing protein, protein MVARYLVSPQGGRRAYPDITSALAAAARRGRAALIEIAPGRYEEALTVQGEVQLAALGDPGSVVVSRPHGAVLDASGSVRVHGLVLVGREADVVGCRAGSLTVEHAEIRAHSGVGVHARANTSVTLRDSVIVHGRALFSGAVGLVERCRFVDAIDNAVAVIKGAHVSVHHSWIGGSAIHGVRVSGARAQVTGCELTGTGKAAVMADAQADLTVAGCSITAVHAEGIAFIEQSKGSVDGTRVTDAQHGVAVVSGADPVVRDCVFTECRDTGINVHASGRGRFEDCEVRDAGNIAVFATKGGAPEVHGCRIARGNVGVAVTDGARGRFSRVEIEDLTSVALRVHDGAKGVFEHVRVERCPSHVEARGDGGTTASIADAVFRDFDMSAVEVIGQSRVTLKGVSAERGTLGFGVGEEAQLFVDDCAVTAVSSCGALALGKGRLTARNLTVTGSEAFGLCGTDSARLDVVNSEFADCATAGASFQDTCGGRMVDCSVSGTRGVAVQDNGRVDLVSLRTSLPVVKQLAKPAERPAMIVNHYEGPVFNAEVHGAQLAWNNNSVIQEQTSEDGSST, encoded by the coding sequence ATGGTCGCGAGGTATCTCGTCTCGCCGCAGGGTGGTCGTCGTGCGTACCCCGACATCACCTCCGCTCTGGCTGCCGCGGCCCGACGGGGCCGGGCGGCGCTGATCGAGATCGCACCGGGCCGCTACGAGGAGGCGCTGACCGTTCAGGGCGAGGTCCAGTTGGCCGCGCTCGGCGACCCGGGCTCGGTGGTGGTGAGCCGGCCGCACGGCGCCGTCCTCGACGCCTCCGGGTCGGTTCGTGTGCACGGCCTCGTGCTGGTGGGCCGCGAGGCCGACGTCGTCGGTTGCCGCGCGGGATCACTCACGGTGGAGCACGCGGAGATCCGGGCGCACAGCGGCGTCGGTGTGCACGCGCGGGCGAACACCTCCGTGACGCTCCGGGACAGCGTGATCGTGCATGGCCGGGCCCTCTTCAGCGGGGCGGTCGGGCTCGTCGAACGGTGCCGGTTCGTCGACGCCATCGACAACGCGGTCGCCGTGATCAAGGGCGCCCACGTCTCGGTCCACCACAGCTGGATCGGGGGCAGTGCGATCCACGGCGTGCGGGTCAGCGGTGCGCGTGCCCAGGTCACCGGGTGCGAACTGACCGGCACCGGCAAGGCCGCCGTCATGGCGGACGCACAGGCGGACCTCACCGTGGCCGGCTGCTCAATCACCGCCGTGCACGCGGAGGGAATCGCGTTCATCGAGCAGTCGAAGGGTTCGGTCGACGGCACGCGCGTCACCGATGCGCAGCACGGCGTCGCGGTGGTGAGCGGCGCCGATCCGGTGGTGCGCGACTGCGTGTTCACCGAGTGCCGCGACACCGGCATCAATGTCCACGCCTCGGGCCGTGGCCGGTTCGAGGACTGCGAAGTTCGCGACGCGGGCAACATCGCGGTGTTCGCGACGAAGGGCGGCGCTCCCGAGGTTCATGGCTGCCGCATCGCGCGAGGCAACGTCGGCGTGGCCGTCACCGACGGCGCCAGAGGCCGCTTCTCCCGGGTGGAGATCGAGGATCTGACGAGCGTCGCGCTGCGGGTGCACGACGGGGCCAAGGGCGTGTTCGAGCACGTCCGTGTCGAACGCTGTCCGTCGCACGTGGAGGCCCGGGGCGACGGCGGGACCACGGCGAGCATCGCCGACGCGGTGTTCCGTGATTTCGACATGTCCGCCGTGGAGGTCATCGGCCAGTCCCGGGTCACGTTGAAGGGCGTCTCGGCGGAGCGCGGAACGCTGGGCTTCGGCGTCGGCGAGGAGGCGCAGCTGTTCGTGGACGACTGCGCCGTCACAGCGGTGAGTTCGTGCGGGGCGCTCGCGTTGGGCAAGGGCAGGCTCACCGCCCGGAACCTCACGGTGACCGGCTCGGAGGCCTTCGGTCTGTGCGGAACGGACTCCGCCCGCTTGGACGTCGTGAACAGCGAGTTCGCCGACTGCGCGACGGCGGGTGCGAGCTTCCAGGACACGTGCGGGGGACGGATGGTGGACTGTTCCGTGAGCGGAACGCGGGGTGTGGCCGTCCAGGACAACGGCCGTGTCGACCTGGTCTCCCTCCGTACGTCCTTGCCGGTCGTCAAGCAGCTCGCGAAGCCGGCCGAGCGCCCGGCGATGATCGTCAACCACTACGAAGGCCCGGTGTTCAACGCCGAGGTCCACGGCGCTCAGCTGGCGTGGAACAACAACAGCGTCATCCAGGAGCAGACCAGCGAGGACGGTTCCAGCACATGA